A window of the Chanodichthys erythropterus isolate Z2021 chromosome 21, ASM2448905v1, whole genome shotgun sequence genome harbors these coding sequences:
- the apcdd1l gene encoding protein APCDD1-like — MAGERLIHLLKTIWMVLLMQVLCVMGSKLWEVPTAPLVPHANLSTRLFWEPQCQVQLRHLQNEARITATIPPKLEGHWVSSRCEVRPGPEFLTRSYTFYQSPTRLFRALQHYYSDSECHIPTYSLVIRGKLRLRQASWITSGATEAEHHLHKVGMVIHSQKAIHYLATRLPSSCLGLKAGGHLVPHRFYELFNAKAEKDCLGALGFSMMELELLRVETHHHPHSRPVQKLFLGDVHTDWNERMHHRPTGYQEPLQNAMHHIHPCPVCALVYRASEQHPPILPPSPSIPLDLNGNWVSQRCESRPSVLFLTRLFAFNEEQRTWEGTYQHYSDPMCRQPIFTLLATGHYAKVGQSVKVRGATELVFKVTRAKVIVFDHALLRELNTTQNGRCGQAGRWEVGVEQDITWTDGCDALGIRLPHKEYELFKMGVNHKGCPLLFNGERPTDGSSPDRPAKRPTSFQTPMVQCSTSVGVVPRYSSYSDHSTGPKISSANALHSSLILLSILNAWCWNIYLL, encoded by the exons ATGGCTGGGGAGAGACTTATTCACCTGTTGAAGACAATTTGGATGGTACTTCTCATGCAAG TTTTGTGTGTAATGGGCAGTAAGCTGTGGGAAGTGCCCACCGCCCCTCTCGTACCCCATGCCAACCTCAGCACCAGACTGTTTTGGGAGCCACAGTGCCAGGTTCAGCTACGCCATCTACAGAATGAAGCACGAATCACAGCTACCATACCACCCAAACTGGAGGGCCACTGGGTGTCAAGCAG ATGTGAAGTGCGGCCCGGTCCAGAATTCCTCACTCGATCCTACACATTTTACCAAAGCCCCACACGTCTCTTCAGGGCCCTCCAGCACTATTACTCTGACAGTGAGTGCCACATCCCAACATACTCTCTTGTGATCAGGGGTAAACTGCGGCTACGTCAGGCCTCATGGATCACCAGTGGAGCCACTGAAGCGGAGCACCACCTCCATAAAGTAGGGATGGTCATTCACAGCCAGAAGGCCATCCATTATCTTGCGACCCGCCTGCCCTCGTCCTGCCTGGGGCTCAAAGCTGGAGGACACCTGGTGCCTCATCGTTTCTATGAACTCTTTAATGCCAAAGCAGAGAAAGACTGCCTGGGTGCTCTTGGGTTCTCCATGATGGAACTGGAGTTGCTACGGGTGGAGACCCATCACCATCCTCACAGCAGGCCGGTTCAGAAGCTGTTCTTAGGGGACGTGCACACAGACTGGAATGAAAGGATGCACCATAGACCGACTGGTTATCAGGAGCCTCTACAGAATGCTATG cacCACATCCACCCATGCCCAGTGTGCGCCCTGGTATACCGAGCCTCTGAACAGCATCCACCCATTCTTCCCCCATCCCCCTCCATTCCACTGGATCTAAACGGAAACTGGGTAAGCCAACGCTGCGAGTCCCGTCCATCCGTCCTCTTCCTTACCCGCCTTTTTGCTTTCAACGAGGAGCAACGCACTTGGGAGGGCACCTACCAACATTACTCTGACCCAATGTGCCGCCAGCCCATCTTTACATTGTTGGCAACAGGTCATTACGCTAAAGTAGGACAGTCCGTTAAAGTACGTGGGGCCACCGAGCTTGTCTTCAAGGTGACACGGGCAAAAGTGATCGTGTTTGACCATGCACTGTTGCGGGAATTGAATACAACGCAAAATGGAAGATGTGGACAGGCAGGCAGGTGGGAGGTGGGTGTCGAGCAAGACATAACCTGGACGGACGGTTGCGACGCATTGGGAATACGACTTCCGCATAAAGAGTATGAGCTGTTTAAGATGGGGGTTAATCATAAAGGATGCCCCCTGTTGTTTAATGGGGAAAGGCCCACGGATGGATCCAGCCCGGATCGACCTGCAAAAAGGCCAACATCCTTTCAGACACCAATGGTGCAATGCAGCACAAGTGTCGGGGTGGTGCCACGCTACAGTTCCTACAGTGATCATTCAACGGGACCAAAGATAAGCTCTGCTAATGCACTGCACTCTTCATTGATTCTGCTGTCAATTCTAAATGCATGGTGCTGGAATATTTATCTTTTGTAA